GCACCAGAAAACTCACCGAACCATTTCTCTTCACTACTAAATGAGGAAGCTTTTTGAGCATAGCCGTGTAAAACATTATTCTTAACTATATTTACTCCCTCTTTTAACGCTCTTGCACCTAAATGAGTATAGAGATGATATTCATTAATATCACTTAAGGTAAAGTTAAAATTTATTTCATTTTTCATATCCTGCTTATTTAGCCTTAAAAATTTTCCGACATATGGTAAAAAACGGGAAGCCATCTGTTGAGCACTTTCCAAAGCCTGCACCGGCCTATCCCAAAGCTGGCTTAATAGTTTATAAGGGCCGTAAATTGCCGGTTCTACTATCCATTCCTGTAAGTGTTGAAAGCTTGGAATATAGTTATATTCACTCGGTGCGGTCATTTTATCTCCTATAGTGGTTATTATGTTTTCAGCATAATGAATTATTGAGGTCTTATCTTGCCGTAAATCACCAAAATTTTCATAAATTTGGTGGGTAGCAGTGATAACCAGAGCGAGGGTTAAAGGCACAGCAACCAAATTAACCCCGGGAGTAGCTGCTACTCCATACAAGACAGGTATAACCGTTGAACTGAAAAGATTCACCATAAAAGCAGATGCAGCTCCTTCTATTGTGCCCTTGATTAATGCTGTGCCGAAATTAGGTAACACTCTATACAGCTCTTCATATATAAGCTTGCCTGCTTCTTTATAATCCTGCTCTAAAAATTTATTTTTTGCAGAGGCAATTATGTCTTGATCCATATCGTTTATAAATACATGACTTATTTCGGAAATTATTCCCGCAGGTATTTCAATTGCATATATTTGAGTATCGGCCGATAATATTTTATTGGTCACTCCGGTATCTGTATTATATTTTGCGGCATATTCGTAAGTAAAGCCATAATAAGAGCCAGTATGTAAAAAACTTTTAGTACCAATATTTTTAATTGCTCCGAAAATTATCCCGCCTGTAAGTGGCATCTTCAAAAATTCCTTCGCAATATAACGCCCAGTATAGCTTAATACGGCGCTTGGTACATGAGAAGCTAATGCATCCTTAGCTAAAAACTCTTTAGGTTCAGTGGTGTTGCTGCACAACCCTTTAATAAACCAATTGGAATCGATAGTATTTCCGCAAGTGTTATATTGTAGGCTATTAAGGAAATTGGTACCCATGCCGATTAGAATATCAAAGGCAATCGTATCGGAAATTTTTTCGGCTAATATTTGTGGTATGCTCATAATAATATATAATAAGTTGGTAGTTTGCCGGTACAGTGAGATAATAAATAATTCAAAGCAACCAACAATTGCGCACAATTATACCATTAAATCTATTTAAATAAACTAAAAGAATGCCTATATTTAACTATAAACATTACTATTTAAATAACTTAGTGAAGAAAATATTATGTTTTATTAAATATGATTTATTTTTTATGAATGTTTTTTCGGTATATAATGATGTAACAAATTCCCGTTTTCTTTAAGCCAAAGATCAGCTTCCTTACATCTTGGGTTTACTTCCGCTAATAAACTCCAAAAACGCTGATTATGACTCATCTCAAGTAAATGACATAACTCATGTGCAACAACCGACTCAATTACGAAAAGCGGAGCGAATGCAAGCCTCCATGAAAACGATATTCTTCCTCGCGAAGAACAGCTGCCCCATCTGCCGCTCTGATCTCTTAAAGATATATTAGCATATTGTGCACCCAATTTTTTGCAGATTTCATCGGCATAAATATAGATTTTTTCTTTAAGCAACATTGAAAGATGTTTTTTGATTTTGCCTAACGAATTATTATCAATTTTTGAAACCAAAATTTTATTATTTTCAATTTGAACTTTCTTTGAAGCAGTGTAAGTCGCTTCAATAGTATGCGGGATGCCGAAAACCATTATTTCATTTCCTACAGGTACGGTAGATTGAAATTTTTTTAAATTTTCTCTAATCCATTCTTCTTCAGTCATTAAGAAGTTATGCGCATGCTTAATGTTTACTGATACTGGAGTGACAAGGCGTACTCCTCTAAGACCGACATGAATTCTAAGCTTTTTGGCACGTGCGCTTTGCCTTAACTTTACTTGTATAACATCAGAACCATTAATTAATTCAATCGTTTTTATTTGGTTCGCAACTAAGGGGGCAGTAATATTCTTTTTCTTCATGTTTATTTTAGATCAGTTAATTTATAAAAAGCGGTTTTAAAAGCAATACACTTCATGGTAAATGGCGAAATTAAGTAATTCAAATATATTTTTAAACCGATAAAAAATTATTTTGATAAGTATTACAATCTTATTAAGGATTAGCATAAGTTAAAATCCTCATAAATAGCCATGGCACAAACTTATATCTTTTTATTGAGCATTCTTCAATTAGCAAATATAATAAGCTTTTAAAATATATAGCTAACTGTTGCACTTAGTTAACTATAATATAAACGGTATATAAGCCGGGTAAACAATGAAAAGAAAGCGAAGAAAAGTAGAGGTTGTGGCTTATAAAGAAGAGTGGAAGAAGATATTTCATGAAGAAGCAACAAATATAAAAGAATTAATGGGTGAACTTATAACGTATATTCATCATATCGGCTCTACAAGCATTTCCAATATAAAAGCTAAGCCGATAGTTGACATAATGCCGGTAGTTAAAGACATAGCGCAAGTTGATGCTTTTAATATGGAAATGGAAGCTATGGGTTATAAAGCTTATGGAGAATATGGACTAACGGGCAGAAGATATTTTGCTAAATTTTCCAATCAAGAAGAGAATACAAGGGTAGCTCATGTACATTTTTACCAAGAGGGTAATCTTGAAGTAGAGCAGCATTTATTATTTAGAGATTATTTAATTTCTCATCCTCAGGATGCTCTTAGGTATTCCGAACTGAAAGAAAGCTTAGCTGAAAAATATCCTAATGACATTGATAGGTATAGAATGGGCAAAGATATTTTTATTAAACAAATTTTGAAGAAAGCAGGATTTATGCTTACTTATCTACGTGAAGTTAATACTGATAATGAATGGGAGCAATATCATACAATCCGTGAAACCGAGCTTTTTAATAATTCTGATAATAAATATGATAGAATGCACCCGAGCCTCAGCGACTCAAATAATTTGCATTATGTATTTTATAAGGGAGCCGATATAATTGGAGTTATTCAACTAGAGCAATTGACTTCTAAGAAAGTTGCTTTTCGCAATATAGCAATAAAAGGAAATTTTAAGAACCGTGGTTTCGGTAGTGACCTGATAAAACAGGCTGAAAGAATTGCAAAAAATAAAGGCTATAAATTAATTTTACTCCATGCTGCCAAGGAGGCTTATAACTTTTATAAGAGAAACGGATTTAGTGAGATGGAGTTTAAAGAAAAGGTTGAGTTTAACTTGGAATGTATTGATATGGGCAAAAAGATATAAACTTTATAGTATTAGCGCTAATACTATTTAGCAGACTTATTATCATTAATAATATTCTGCAAAGTATGTTTAAACTTTTTATCCTTTAGCATTTCGGCAAGGAATGAACGAAGTTTAATACATATGCTGTTGCCTTCGATATCATGCACATCTACACAGCTTTCTTTGTTGTGATTGTTTAAAAGATCTTCGGCTTTTATCCACATGAAGTCATCTTTCTCTTTGTGACTTAACACTTGAGAAGCATTGCGATTTCTAATTAAAATATCTTTCTCAGTATAAAATGGCGCTTCAACAAAGTTTATCATTACTTCACGATTAACTGATCTTTGATAACAAGCTTTACCGTTTTCAAGAATGTATTCACTGTCAAGCTTATAGGTTCCTGCTGTTTCTTCCTCTAATTCTCGTATACTTCCTTCTAAAAAAGACTCTGAACTTTTATTAGGTTTTAATTCAACACTTCCACTAAATTCCGAGTATTTACCAGAAGATACGGGGTCATTAACATCTTGTTTTTCTCTACCGATTAAAATATAAGCTTTACCTTTAGAATATGTGTATAACATTATTCCTGCGGTCGCCTTCGGGCGTCCGTCTTTTTTAAACATTTTAGGTCTTGAATGCAATATCCTCTCCTTTGAAGCTATATCATAAGAGCAGCGAAATAACAGATCACCTTGAGTTGCAAAAGCAAGGTTGTTATTAACTAGTATAATATAACATAGAAAGATTCTAATTAGTATATACATTTTACTTAAATAACCGATAGATACTATTAAAAAGATATATACTAAAGGTTATTTAAATAAAACTTTATCTTTACACGTCAGAATTAGCTTTTTTATCTATACGCTCAGTTTTTTTAGCAGTAGAAGCTTTTTGCGAGGCTCTAGAAGCAGGCTTCTCACTTTCATAAATTATAAACGGCTTAGAATTATTCTTTATAACTTCTTCAGTGATGATGACTTCTTTAACACCTTCAGCGCCCGGAACTTCATACATAAGTTCTAGAAGAGTATCTTCCATTATTGCTCTTAAGCCGCGTGCACCGGTTTTTCTTTTAATTGCCTTATTAGCTATTTCTTCTAAAGCTTTTTCTTCAAATTTAAGATTAATTTTCTCCATTTCAAAAAGCTTAATATATTGCTTAACTAAAGCATTTTTAGGCTTAGTTAAAATTTCAATAAGTGCTTCTTTATTTAAATTATTAATTGTTGAGATTACGGGAAGCCTTCCGACAAACTCGGGTATTAATCCATATTTCAATAAGTCTTCCGGCTCAACTTTTGTGAGTAATTCGCCGACATTTAGATCTTCAGGATTCTTTACATCAGCTCCAAAACCGATTGCAGAAGTTTTACCTCTTGCTGCAATCACTTTTTCCAAGCCGTCAAATGCACCACTACAGATAAAAAGAATATTAGTGGTATCAACTTGTAAAAATTCCTGTTGTGGATGTTTTCTGCCGCCTTGAGGCGGAACTGCTGCAATAGTGCCTTCTAAGAGTTTTAATAATGCCTGTTGTACTCCTTCGCCTGAAACATCACGGGTGATGGAAGGGCTATCCGATTTTCTGGAAATTTTATCAATTTCATCAATATAGACTATTCCTCTTTGTGCCCGCTCCACATTATAATCAGCAGCTTGTAATAACCTTAGAATGATATTCTCCACATCTTCACCGACATACCCCGCTTCGGTTAGCGTTGTTGCATCAGCTACAGCAAAAGGAACATCAAGGATTTTAGCTAAGGTTTGTGCAAGTAAAGTTTTACCGCAACCCGTAGGCCCTATAAGAAGAATATTAGACTTAGAAATCTCAACATCACTACTTGCGCCTAAGTTTGAAAGCCTTTTGTAGTGATTATGAACAGCAACAGAAAGAATCTTTTTAGCTCGCTCTTGCCCGATAACATAGTCATCCAATGTGATTTTTATATTTTTAGGTTTAGGTAATTCATTGCCTTGAGCAATTGTATTTCTGCTGTCTTCTTTAACTATATCCATACATAATTCGACACACTCATTGCAGATAAATACGGTAGGCCCTGCAATAAGTTTTCTTACTTCATGTTGGCTTTTTCCGCAAAATGAACAATATAATGTGTTTTTTATTTCAGTCATGATTCCCTATCCCCCGATTTTATTTCTTCTCCTGCTGAATCTTTTAGTGCTGTCCTTTCAGAAAGAATTTCATCTATTAAACCAAATTCTTTAGATTCCAGTGGAGACATAAAATTATCACGCTCCATACTACTTTTTATTCTACTTATATCTTGACCGGTGTGTCTAGCATAAAGTTTATGAAGCATCTCTTTTGTTTTTAAAATTTCTTTAGCGTGTATTTCAAAGTCAGTTGCTTGGCCTTGGAAGCCGCCTAAAGGTTGATGTATCATTATTCGTGAATTAGGAAGGGAATATCTCATTCCCGGCTCTCCACCGGTGAGTAGAACCGAACCCATTGAGCATGCCTGCCCGAAACAAAGGGTAGCTACTTTCGGTTTAATATATTGCATTGTATCATAAATTGACATACCCGAAGTCACAACTCCGCCCGGGGAGTTAATATACATAAATACTTTTTTATCAGGGTTCTCGGATTCAAGGAAAAGAAGCTGTGCAACGATAAGTGAAGCCATATTATCTTCAACTTGGCCTTGTACAAAAACAATACGCTCCTTAAGTAAACGTGAAAATATATCGTATGCTCTTTCACCTCTGGAAGTCTGCTCGACTACCATTGGTACTAAGCCCATGTTGATACTATCTTCAATTAAATTATTAAACTTTTTTCCCATAAATCCCATAGAACCCTTAGTAATAATATATATTAGTTTGCAGCTGTTAAATCCTTAGCATAATTTTCGAAAAACTCTTGAGAAGAAATCATCTTCTTATTAGTTTTAACTTTTGTTAAGATGAAATCAACAGCTTTTTCTTCAAGTAACGGACCTTTCAAACGTTCAAGATTTTCTTTCTTACTATAGAAGTCAATTACTAACTTCTCTTGACCGGGTCTTTGCATTGCTTCCGCATAAACTGCCTGCTGTAAATCGCGCTCTTCAACATTAATATTATTGTTCTTCGCGGTTTCTGCAAGTAATATGCCGAGTCTTACTCTTCTTGCTGCGATTTTCTTATACTCATCTTCAAGCTCATCAAGAGGCTTATTGAAGTTTTCAGGATTTTTCTCATGCTGTTTCTTGATTTCATTCCACATCATTTCAAAATCAAGTTTAAACATGCCTTCCGGCACTTCAAAGTTATATTTGCCGTCTATTGCATCAAATAAGAGTTTTTTAGTTCTAAGTCTTGCAACGCCTTCAAAATCGGCTTTAATTTTTTGCTTAATCATTTCATTTAGTTTCTCTAAAGATTCCAAACCTAATTTTTTAGCAAATTCATCATCAATATTATCAACTGCTTCCGGAGTTAACACCTCATTCACTTTTACATCAAATGTAGCTGCTTTTCCGGCTAGAGTTTTGCTCGTATAGTCGGCAGGGAAGGTTACGTTAACATCTTTAGTATCACCTTTTTTCACGCCGATTAACTGATCTTCAAAGCCAGGGATAAATTGATTAGAACCCAATTCAAGTCTAATACCTTCACCTTTTCCGCCTTCAAATTCTTCACCATCCACTTTGCCGATAAAGTCAATCATTACGGCATCACCTTTTTTAGCAGCATAAGAATCTTCGGCAGCTTCAAAGTTTTTGAAGTTTTTCAAAATATCTTCATGTGCTTTTTTAAGATCCTCGTCAGTAACTTCAATATCAAGTGTTTCGATTTCCAACTCATCCCAATTTACTGTAGGAACTTCAGGGAAGATCTCTACTTTAGCTTCAAAAACTAAATTTGATTTATCATCAAAAGATTTAACTTCCACATAAGGTTGCAGTGCAGGTCTAATATTATTTTTTGAAAAATGATCGCGTAATGCTTCATCAATAACTGTTTCAATGGTTTTGCTAAGTACTTGTTCCCCGATTCTTTTTCTTACGATCGGGAGCGGAACTTTTCCGTCTCTAAAGCCGGCCATTTTAAATGTCTTTGCTTGTTCTTCAATTTCTTTTTCTACTTTATCTAAAATCGGTTTTGCCGGAAGCGAAAAACTAAGCTTCCTATTAAGTCCGTTACTTTCTAAGGTTTCAATTGATGTAGGCATTATTGTATCTCTTTAATATGTTAACACTAATGTTGTTTATCTAAAATTAACTATCATAAGATAGTGCTTTTTATTTGATTGTAAACTATATATTTTAAACGCTAAAGCAAAACTTAAGGGGCTTGATGAAAAATAATAAGAAATGTTTACATTGTCAGCTTGACTTATCTAAGAGCCAAAGAAGTTTCTGTTGCTTCGGGTGTGAAGCCGCATATAATTTGATTAACAAATTGAATTTAAAAGATTATTATAAATTTTGTAAGAACATTTATAATACATCTCCTATGAAGGTCGAAGAAGTTAAGAACGAATTAAATTATGTTGAATCAGCTATATATAATAAAGATAAACAACAACATGAAATTAATTTATTAGTTGAAGGTGTGCATTGCGGGTCATGCATTTGGTTAATTGAAAGTACTCTAAAGCAACAAGGGGGGGTTAAACTTGCAAGGATTAATATATCTACTCAAAGGCTACTTTTGGCTTGGGAAGGAGAGGAGGATATAATATATAAGTACGTAGATATTATACAAAAGCTTGGTTATAAATTAATTCCTTTTGATTATAGCGAATTTGTAAATGAGAGTGATAAAAGAGAATCTTTTCTTTTAAAGAGTATTGCAGTTTCCGGGTTTGCCACCATACAGCTTATGATGATTGTTATGGGTATTTGGTTTGCCGAGCGTGAGAATTCCATGGGTGAAAACACCAGAAATTTACTACATCTTATCTCTATGATTGTAGCAGTTCCTGCAATATTATATTCCGGTTTACCATTTTTTAAATCAGCATTTGAGGCATTAAAGGCGGGGCGCAGCAATATGGATGTTCCGATATCTTTGGGTATTATAGCGACAACTTTGATAAGCATTTGGGAATTTATCAGAGGTGGCGCTTATACATATTTTGATTCGGCTGCAATGCTGATTTTTGCGTTACTGGTGGGAAGATACTTGGATATAAAATCCAGAAATAAAGCTAAGGAAAAAGCAAGAGAACTAATTTTAAGGCAAGCTAAAACCGTAACACTAGTTGAGGGAAATAAATTAAAATTGCTTCCGATAAGCAAAGTTAAAATCGGTGATATTATCCATGTAAGCGTCGGAGAAAAGATACCAGTGGATGGAGTCGTGGTTGAAGGTAGTAGTGAGGCGGATAATAGTATAATAACCGGAGAGACTCTTCCTGTTATTATTAATAAAGGAATGAATGTTTTTTCAGGCACGATTAACTTGCTTGCTCCGATTAAAGTTGAAATTAAAAAGCTTGGCGATTCAACTATATTAGGAGAAATTATTAAACTTATTGAAAATGCGGAGCAGGGTAGGGCAAAATACGTCAGAATTGCCGATAAGGTTGCCGGGCTTTATACACCGGCAGTTTTACTATTATCCGTATTAACTTTTTTAATGTGGTATTTACTCGGAAGTAAAATTGATAAAGCTGTTCTAAATGCGGTTGCGGTTTTAATTATAACTTGTCCGTGTGCGCTCGGGCTTGCCGTTCCCGTGGTGCAGATCATTGCTTCTTCCAGGATGATGAGCTTAGGGATCTTAATAAAGTCACGTGATGCGCTTGAAAGGTTGTCCCAAGTGGATACTATTATATTCGATAAAACCGGAACTTTAACACTTGGGGAGCCGAGTTTTATTAATCCGAATAACCTTAGCGAATTAGAGATAAACATAATTTCATCACTTGCTGCACAAAGTAAGCATCCCTTATGCAAAGCAATTTTAAAAGAGTTTAAGGGAGAAATTATCCCGCTTGAGGTAAATGAAGAAAAAGGAATGGGCTTGAAATCAAGCTATAATGGCGAAGCAATTAAACTCGGCAACAAAAAATGGTGTAATGTAAAAAATTCTGATGAGTATGATGATATTTATTCGGAAATGTGGTTTAAGCGGGGTGAGCGAGAACCTATACGCTTAAAGTTTTCTGATTTGATCCGAGATGAAGCTAAGAATGTCATTAAGGTGCTTAAAGATGAAGGATATGAAATATGGCTGCTTTCAGGTGATAGAAAAAAGGCGGTAGAGCACGTGGCACATTTGCTTAATATTAAAAATTATAAAGCGGAATGTAAACCCCAAGAGAAATATAATTTTATAGAGAATTTGCATAAAGCAGGAAAGCTAAGTGCCATGATAGGTGACGGATTAAACGATTCTCCGGCTTTAAAAAGGGCTCATGCTTCAATGTCTCCTTCTTCTGCGATTGATCTTTCACAAAATATAGCCGATATAGTATTCCAATCTAACTTAAAAGCTATTTTGCAAAGCATAAATACTGCTAAAAAATCAAATGTGCTTGTAAAGCAGAACTTTATTATATCGTTTATATATAATATTGTAAGCATACCTATAGCGGCTTTTGGGTTTATAACTCCTCTTTTCGCTGCTATAACTATGTCAGTTTCTTCTATATGCGTGATACTTAATTCGCTTAGATTAAATAAAAAGGATTCTATATGAACTTAATAAAGCCGAAAGCAATAATTTTTGATTGGGACAATACTTTAGTAGATACATGGGACATAATCCATGCAGCGCTTGGGTATACTTTTATTGAGTTCGGTAAAATTCCTTTTACTTTGGAGGAATGTAAAATTCATGTTCATAAGTCAATGAAGGATTCTTTCCCGACTATATTCGGTGATATGTGGGAGGAAGCTGCAAAAAGGTTTTATGTGCATTATCTGAATAATCATTTAACTCATCTTAAATCATTGGATAATACCATAGATACTCTTAACATGTTTCGCGAAAATAATATTAAAATAAGCGTGCTCAGCAATAAGAGGGGGGACATACTGAGGAAAGAAGCGGAGCACTTTGGCTGGACTGAATATTTCGTTAAAATAATGGGCTCTTTAGATGCCGCCGAGGATAAGCCTTCCGCTATTCCGGCGCTTGAAATAATGAAGTGTATGGAAATTGATTCTCCTCAAGATGTGTGGTTTATCGGAGATAGCGTAGCAGATATGGAATGCGCCGAAAATGCAGGTTGCGTACCAATATTTTACGGGGCTAATGACGGTTTATATAGTTATTCAGCTGATAGCCATATAAATTTAGCTAAGCTTTTTAACTTAACGCATAAATCATAAGGATTTTTCTTGACGTATTAAAAATATATATGCATAATCCGGAGAAATATTTAGATTTATTTAGGGTGCAAAATGAAAGGTGGTAAAGGTTCTAAAAATAACATTGCTAACCGTGGAGCAAGTGCAAAAGTTAAAGAAATTAATGGTAAAAAAATAATTCCCGTCGCATACAGAGGAGCAAATGTCGGCCATGGTAATTTTATTGCCGGAATGTATGAAGATACCAAAAAATTAGTTCTGGATCCTAATGGTGTGCCGGTTCCTTATCAGTTAGTTTAACCCTATTCAAGTTTTCTGAATAGAAAGAGCATATAAACTATATAATAAAAGGATATGCTGCTAATAATATTAAAGTACCTATAAAAAGCTTTATTAATCTTTTATTAATCTTTTATTGCTAACCTAGCAGAATAAAGTAATTAACTTGTTCTGTATGTCTGCGATAGTTGAGAGGGTATTTAGTAAAGTTCCGGTTGAAAGTATAAAAACTCTTTCAACAAATGATATGGCTGTCGTTGCTTTAACTATCCAGAACTTCATGGATATAATGTTTGAAGAAATTAAAAAAGCAGGCTTTCTTAATTTAGAATTTTTAGAAAAGTCAGAGATGTTTTTACGTGCTGTTACGCCTAGCTATCTTAGAAAAGAGTTCGATACATTATTAAGTGTATTCAGCCAGATTGAGCAGGATTTTCATAAAACTAAATTTTACTATGGATTAACTGCTTTAAGACAGCTGTGCACACATGAAACGGATGAAGTTAAAGTATTATTAGACATTGCGGGGATTAAAATAGCTGATTATGCGCAAATAAATTCTTCACTAATAATATTTTCTACTCATTTAGTGGAAAATATTATTAAATTTGTGCAAGGAATGCGTAAATCAAATCAACATAAAAATACTCCTATTGACGAGCTCAAATTTAAAATTAATTCAAATTTTCAATATTGCCTGCTTAATACGGTTGCAGAAGTAAATATGACTATTAATAAGTTAAAAGCTTAAGGTAAAATTCCTTTTAAGTAGGCTATCTTTATAATTAGATATCATTTATTTATATTAAATTACTCTATATATACAGAGAGCATAGCTAATCTATAAAAAAAATTGAATTAAGTTTGCGTAAAATGACATAATCATTTATAAAGCGTATGCGCCATAAATGGTGGCTAGGTGCGTACTTCTACTATTCTTATTATCTAATTTTCAGCTGTAGGCTATATAGTCATATTAAGCTTAACTTATTGTAATTGAATAAAAGCATTAGATATTCAACTTAAATCACAATATATAGTCAATTAAGTTAAATACCATACACATTTATTTTGATAAGACGTTAATTACCTTAACGGCTTTATTTCTAAAATTACTTAAATAATAATAGCGCGCCCCTCCGCCCCCCTTTAGAGGGGCAGCGCTCATAAAAATTATTAAATAATTTTTATGTATCTTTACCTTATTATAAAGCGCCTAGGTTAAATAAATGTTATTGTATGAGTTATAACTTAATTTATTATACATATATCTATTTAATTAAATAGTGGCAATAAGTTTATGAAGCGTATAGATAAATGCATTGATCAACCAGCATTAGAAAAATGTGTTGATGAGCAAGGCCTTGGTGTTAAATATAGTTTAGATAACTCACTTACAACATCAAATGTTGAAATCAGCCTAAGGTTAATGGCCATCGATGAGTGTATAGCAAGTTATATAGAAAGAATAAATAATAAAAAAGAACTTATATATAGTATATTGGTTAGGCGCTTAAATTATAGTGAGCGTGATATAGTAAGTAAATTGAATGATATTTCTAATTATCCTTTGTATGAGAGTGAGATTTTTAGAAGCGCAAGACAGCAATTATGCCTTAGTCCTTTAAAAGTTACTTTAACTACCTGCTTATACACACTTACTGAACTTTTAACTGAACATAATATTCGAAAAAGTCATAATAATTTAAGTGAGCAGGAGATTGAGCAAGTATGTATTGGTATTTATGAAAAAAATGCAAATTACCGTCATGCCACAAATTCTAATGAGGGGGTGATGCGTAGTTTATCTTTGTAATTTTATACTAAAGAAGATTAACTAAATCAAACCA
The endosymbiont of Acanthamoeba sp. UWC8 DNA segment above includes these coding regions:
- a CDS encoding HAD family hydrolase: MNLIKPKAIIFDWDNTLVDTWDIIHAALGYTFIEFGKIPFTLEECKIHVHKSMKDSFPTIFGDMWEEAAKRFYVHYLNNHLTHLKSLDNTIDTLNMFRENNIKISVLSNKRGDILRKEAEHFGWTEYFVKIMGSLDAAEDKPSAIPALEIMKCMEIDSPQDVWFIGDSVADMECAENAGCVPIFYGANDGLYSYSADSHINLAKLFNLTHKS
- a CDS encoding heavy metal translocating P-type ATPase; the encoded protein is MKNNKKCLHCQLDLSKSQRSFCCFGCEAAYNLINKLNLKDYYKFCKNIYNTSPMKVEEVKNELNYVESAIYNKDKQQHEINLLVEGVHCGSCIWLIESTLKQQGGVKLARINISTQRLLLAWEGEEDIIYKYVDIIQKLGYKLIPFDYSEFVNESDKRESFLLKSIAVSGFATIQLMMIVMGIWFAERENSMGENTRNLLHLISMIVAVPAILYSGLPFFKSAFEALKAGRSNMDVPISLGIIATTLISIWEFIRGGAYTYFDSAAMLIFALLVGRYLDIKSRNKAKEKARELILRQAKTVTLVEGNKLKLLPISKVKIGDIIHVSVGEKIPVDGVVVEGSSEADNSIITGETLPVIINKGMNVFSGTINLLAPIKVEIKKLGDSTILGEIIKLIENAEQGRAKYVRIADKVAGLYTPAVLLLSVLTFLMWYLLGSKIDKAVLNAVAVLIITCPCALGLAVPVVQIIASSRMMSLGILIKSRDALERLSQVDTIIFDKTGTLTLGEPSFINPNNLSELEINIISSLAAQSKHPLCKAILKEFKGEIIPLEVNEEKGMGLKSSYNGEAIKLGNKKWCNVKNSDEYDDIYSEMWFKRGEREPIRLKFSDLIRDEAKNVIKVLKDEGYEIWLLSGDRKKAVEHVAHLLNIKNYKAECKPQEKYNFIENLHKAGKLSAMIGDGLNDSPALKRAHASMSPSSAIDLSQNIADIVFQSNLKAILQSINTAKKSNVLVKQNFIISFIYNIVSIPIAAFGFITPLFAAITMSVSSICVILNSLRLNKKDSI